The following DNA comes from Verrucomicrobiota bacterium.
CTCACCTCATCGCCGACCTTCACCCGTTCGGTATCGCGGTCGAGCGGCAGATGCGGCAGCAGGAAGCGGCCATAGCTGTAAAGCATTTCCAACGCGGGATCGCCGTAGGGCATGATCTGACTCATGAACGAATAAATATTCACAAAGCCATTCAACTTTTCCCGAAAGTCGCTGCGCTTGGGTTCATCCTGAAGCGCCTTAAACCGATCCACTGCGGGTTGCAGGTGCAGTTGGAGTCCGGCGTGATCCTGGGCAGTCTGGCGGGCAACCGGTTTATAAAACACGCGGGCGAACGCCTCGACCTCGCTCCAGAAATACACCTGGGCCGCATCCAATTCGTGCTTTAATTTTTCCAACTGTTGCGGGTCTGAACCTTCCTGCAAACTGGTCGCGTCGTAGTAGGGTTTGAAGGCGCGATAGATGTCCTCCGCCTCGTTGACAAAATCCAGGACAAACGGGTTTTCCTTGCCGGGAATTTTCCGGTTCAACCGTGACAGGGTCTGCACAGCCTGGACGCCATCCAGCCGCTTATCCACATACATGGCGCACAACAACGGCTGGTCAAAGCCGGTCTGATATTTGTTGGCCACCAGGAGCACCTGATAATCCGGGGAGGCAAATCGCTCCGGCAATTGCTTTTCGCTGATGGGTTTTCCGCTGACACAATCCGTGTTCATGCCCGGCTCGGTATATTCGAGGCCGGTTTCGGGATCTTTCACGGTGCCGCTGAACGCGACCAACGGGCGGATATCCGTGTATTGGTTTGCAGTAAGGTAGCGCTCAAATGCCTGCAAGTAGCGCACCGCATGGAGACGGGAGGAGGTAACCACCATGGCTTTGGCGCGTCCACCCAGGTGGCGCATGACCTTCTGCCGGAAGTGCTCCACCATCACCTCGGTCTTCTGTTCGAGGTTATGCGGATGCAGGCTCATGAATTTGGCCAGCGCCCGCGCCGCTTTCTTCTTCGGCAAATTCGGATCGTCCTCAACCGCCTTCACCAACCGGTAATAGGTGGCGTAGGTGGTATAGTTTTTCACCACATCAAGGATAAACCCTTCCTCAATGGCCTGCCGCATACTGTATAGATGAAACGCCTCCGGTTTGCCACTTGAACCCTGACGGCCAAACAGCTCAAGGGTTTTACCTTTGGGCGTGGCGGTAAATGCGAAGAAACTCAGGTTCGGCTGGCGTCCGCGCGACTGCATCACCTGGTTCAAGCGGTCTTCCCATTCCGGTTCATCCTCGGCGTTCTCCGCGCTGGCTGCCGCCCCCAGAATTGCCTTGAGTTCCCGCGCCGTCTCGCCGCTTTGGCTCGAGTGCGCCTCGTCCACAATGATCGCATAGCGACGCCGGGCAATTTCCGTCTCCCATGCCCTGGCCTGTTGTTGCTCTTCCTCGGTGGCCTGTTCCTGGCGCTCCGCGCCTGCGGCATGGAGCAGGCCGCGCAACACGAAGGGGAATTTTTGCAGCGTGGTGATGACAATTTTGGTGCCGTCAATCAGGGCGGCCGCCAGTTGTTTGGAATCCTGGTCAATGGCCTTCACGACCCCCTGGGCATGTTCGATCTGGTAAATCGCGTCTTGCAATTGCCGATCGAGCACCTGCCGATCGGTAATGACCACCACGCAATCAAAGACTTTGACATCGCGATCATCATGCAGGCTGGCCAGCCGGTGCGACAACCAGGAGATGCTGTTGGTCTTCCCGCTACCGGCGGAATGCTGGATGAGATAATTGAAACCAGGACCTTCATGGCGCGAGCCTGCCACCAGTTTCCGCACGGAATCGAGCTGGTGATAACGCGGAAAAACCATGGTTTCCCTGGTTGCCAGGCGCGAACCACCGCGCCCGACATCCAGCTTTTCCTCCTTCTTTTCGAGGAACAGGAAGTGACCCAGAATATCCAGGAAACTCGCGAATTGCAGCACGTCCTCCCAGAAATAGCCGGTGCGGTAACCGGATTCGTGCTGCGGGTTGCCCGCGCCACAGATGATTTTCCCCGGATGGCTGCCCCGGTTAAAGGGAAGGAAATGCGTTCGTTCACCAGCCAGCCGGGTCGTCATGTGGACCTCATCCGGATCGGCGGCGAAATGCACCAGTGCGCGTTTCTTGAAATCAAATAACGGGGCACGGGGATCGCGGTCCTCCCTATACTGCCGCACGGCATGACACCAGTTCTGGCCCGTGCCGGGATTCTTCAACTCAATGGTAGCCACCGGCAGCCCGTTCACCGCCAACACCATGTCGAGGGTGCGGTTGTCACCAGGGTGACACGGCACCTGACGCGTCACCGTCAACCGGTTCTTGCTGAATAGCTCCCGCACCTCGGCGTTGGCGCCGTGGGCGGGTTTAAAATAGGCGAGCCGAAACGTCTTCCCGTAGAATTTAAACCCATGGCGCAAGACGTGGAGCGAACCTTTGGCATCCAGCTCCTTAACCAGCGTGGTGAGCAATAACGCCTCCAGTCCCGCCGCATGGAGCGTTTTCATCTCCGCCCAGAGCTTGGACTGGGTATCCTGGATAAAGGCGAACACCTGCGCTGGGAAGATGGCCCGTTCCTTGTCCCAATCCGCGTTGGTGCCGGACTTCCAGGCACCTTTGGAGAGCAGGATTTCCTCAACGTAGGTTTCGAAGGCTTTTTCGGTGGTTTGGCTCATGACATCAAATAAGAATTCCATGCTTTCGCCTCTGCGCCCTCGCTTAACGGTTATTCCGTTGTCAATACGTCTGGTGGGTTGACGGCACGAAACAACGTTTCCAAAAGATCCAGCTTCGCTTTAACTTCGTCAGGAATCCGGGCGGGTTCCGCCATAGCCACCAAGCGGTGCAGCTCCCCTTTGCGCAACAGCATCGGCAGACTGACCTGAGCCGCAAGTCGGCGGAAGAACTCTTCGGCAAAGGTGCTGAGCTTCTGCCGTTCGGTTTTTGTCTCCCAAATCAACCGGGCAGCCTCCGGCGCGGCCTGCCGGTACACGTTAAAATCACGCTCGGAGCCGCCAAAAATTTGTTCACGCGTCAAGTCGTCCAGCACCTTTTGGATCGCGAGGCGGTGGCCGTCAAACAGGTCCATGTCCTGATAGACACCAGTTGCGTAGGCGGCGAGCAATTCCGGCGTGATGAAATAGTTTTCGGCCTCGTAACGCTGCCAATAGGTGATAAACAACCCGCATTCTTCGCTTCCGATTCGTCCCTTGCCGTCATTATCGAGGATGGCCACCCCACGAAGCTGAGGCAGCAGGCCGCGCAAACTGAAGAAATGAGTTTTGGGGGTGACGCCAAAACCGCCTTCAACACGCTCCAACTCACTGGCGAGAGAAGTCTCTGGAAAGTTGTCCTGCACGTAATAGGCATTGACCCGCTCATCCCAGATTGTTGCCACCGGATGCCCAGTGCGCTCGGCCAACACCCGGAGCATATCCACGTCCGTACTGCCCTCCACATAGAGCACATAACCCCGTTCGCGCGCTTTGACATAGTGTTCCGCTCCGTAGTGTTTGAGCGCATTACGAATGGCCGTTTTTGCGGCCAGGTCCTCCGTCTTACCCTCCAAGAGCAGTGTGAGGTTATGATCCAGCGCTTCATCCAGAATGACTTCCGAATGCGTCACCAGCACTACTTGCGAGCCGTTGTCATGCGCGATTTCACGCAGCAGCACATACACCTGCTTCTGGCGGAGGATTTCCAAATGCGCGTCCGGTTCGTCAATCAGGAGAACACTCCGCTTATGGGAGAACAAGTAGGCGAAAACCAGCAGTAACTGTTGGAAGCCGCGTCCGGCCACAGCGACATCGAGTTTCTCCTTCACACCGGACTGTTGGTAAAAAAGTTCGATGGCACCCCGGGCGGTTTCCTCGGGTATTCCGAGTTCAACGGAAAACAAACGCCGCATTAAGCCGGCGACCTTCGCCCAATCGGCCGGATTCTCCCGCGCCACGATCAGACACAGGTTGCGCAGCACTTGGGCGGTTTCTCCCTGGCCGAGCAGGACATTGATCCGGCCCGACTTGAGCACCGGCTCCTCGGTTGTGAGTCCAGACATGGGGTAGAGCAACTCGACATTAATGCTCGCCGCATGTCTTAAAAGCTCCAGGTCCGCCAGCACCGGTTCGTCCGGAGTGCAATAAACCAACTCGTCCCCTTGGTGGCGGAACTTTAACTTGACCCGCACCACCTGCCCCTTCCAGAAAAGCCCGACCGTGATGGACATCGGCACACTTTCGCGGCCGGAATGGACCCGGGTGTTATGCCAAAAATAGCGCGTTTTCCGCACTGGCACGGCGGTGATGGCCAACCGGTTGAGCGCGGTGGCTTGCCGTTCCTTGGCGGTCGTTTCCTGTTTGGCATCCAACCAGGTCTTGATCGCCTGCGACCATAGTGCGATCGCCTGGATGGCGCTGGTCTTGCCGCAGTTATTCGGGCCGATCAAAACCGCCGGGTGGTCCAATTCCACGCGCTGGAGGCCGCCGAAGCGTTTAAAGTTTTCGATCTCGATAAAATGTAGCAGACGCATATTGAAAGGGAGTTAACCGGAAAACGTGGTTTTGCGCACGTCAATTTTTCCAGTGACGGCGGCGGTGATGAGGGCGGTGCGGTATTCCAGCAGACGCTCTACCACCGCGTTGGTGCCGGACTTCCAGCCGCCGCGGGTCAGCAGAATTTCCTCCACGCAGGTTTCGAAGGCTTTTTCGTTGGTTTGGCTCATTGGTTTCTGTGTTGAGTTCTGATCCGGTGCAGCCGCTCCGTGAAACCACCCGTCTTGGTGAAATCGGCGGCTTGGGCTTCGATCTGGCGGTCCAGCAGCGCGCAGGCTACGCCAATGAGCACCAGTGCGGCATTGGCTGCGATCTCGGGGTAGGTGGACGGGATGGACTCGATGGACTTTATGGACTGAATGGACGGGGGATTCTGGTTTGGTGGTCCATCTGGTCTATCTGGTCCATTCTGACCATGCACCTCACGAATCCACCCGGCCACTTCTTCTGCAGTGGCACAGCGGCGGGCCACCAATGATTGGCGGCGTGGGTCATGCTCCGGCCAGAGCGGCAGGCGGCGGTGCCGGAGGTAGTCCTCATAGTCCAGGCGCAGTTCTTCGAGGCTGGCGCGGGCCACGTTCGTCAGTTTCAGCTCCATTTTTTTCGAGGTGCCGCTGGCCTTGCTGCCCTCGGCGATGTTTTGTACGCCGCTGCGCGCGGCCTGCACCATCTGGTCGTGGGTGCGGCTGCGCGGGCTGAT
Coding sequences within:
- a CDS encoding type I restriction endonuclease, which encodes MSQTTEKAFETYVEEILLSKGAWKSGTNADWDKERAIFPAQVFAFIQDTQSKLWAEMKTLHAAGLEALLLTTLVKELDAKGSLHVLRHGFKFYGKTFRLAYFKPAHGANAEVRELFSKNRLTVTRQVPCHPGDNRTLDMVLAVNGLPVATIELKNPGTGQNWCHAVRQYREDRDPRAPLFDFKKRALVHFAADPDEVHMTTRLAGERTHFLPFNRGSHPGKIICGAGNPQHESGYRTGYFWEDVLQFASFLDILGHFLFLEKKEEKLDVGRGGSRLATRETMVFPRYHQLDSVRKLVAGSRHEGPGFNYLIQHSAGSGKTNSISWLSHRLASLHDDRDVKVFDCVVVITDRQVLDRQLQDAIYQIEHAQGVVKAIDQDSKQLAAALIDGTKIVITTLQKFPFVLRGLLHAAGAERQEQATEEEQQQARAWETEIARRRYAIIVDEAHSSQSGETARELKAILGAAASAENAEDEPEWEDRLNQVMQSRGRQPNLSFFAFTATPKGKTLELFGRQGSSGKPEAFHLYSMRQAIEEGFILDVVKNYTTYATYYRLVKAVEDDPNLPKKKAARALAKFMSLHPHNLEQKTEVMVEHFRQKVMRHLGGRAKAMVVTSSRLHAVRYLQAFERYLTANQYTDIRPLVAFSGTVKDPETGLEYTEPGMNTDCVSGKPISEKQLPERFASPDYQVLLVANKYQTGFDQPLLCAMYVDKRLDGVQAVQTLSRLNRKIPGKENPFVLDFVNEAEDIYRAFKPYYDATSLQEGSDPQQLEKLKHELDAAQVYFWSEVEAFARVFYKPVARQTAQDHAGLQLHLQPAVDRFKALQDEPKRSDFREKLNGFVNIYSFMSQIMPYGDPALEMLYSYGRFLLPHLPLDRDTERVKVGDEVSLQYYRLQRIYSGEITLHEGDPEGVKSPTDVGTGKVKEEKVPLSEIIKLLNERFGTNFTDEDRFFFEQIREKATSNEQVIKLRRANPFDKFQLGLRQLIENLMVQRMADNDKIVTRYMDDKEFGSAAFAVLSKAIYDSIPVNE
- a CDS encoding four helix bundle suffix domain-containing protein, with the protein product MKPEPLIPQHGGYRKLKSFQIAQLCYDVTVRFCDRYISPRSRTHDQMVQAARSGVQNIAEGSKASGTSKKMELKLTNVARASLEELRLDYEDYLRHRRLPLWPEHDPRRQSLVARRCATAEEVAGWIREVHGQNGPDRPDGPPNQNPPSIQSIKSIESIPSTYPEIAANAALVLIGVACALLDRQIEAQAADFTKTGGFTERLHRIRTQHRNQ
- a CDS encoding AAA family ATPase, whose protein sequence is MRLLHFIEIENFKRFGGLQRVELDHPAVLIGPNNCGKTSAIQAIALWSQAIKTWLDAKQETTAKERQATALNRLAITAVPVRKTRYFWHNTRVHSGRESVPMSITVGLFWKGQVVRVKLKFRHQGDELVYCTPDEPVLADLELLRHAASINVELLYPMSGLTTEEPVLKSGRINVLLGQGETAQVLRNLCLIVARENPADWAKVAGLMRRLFSVELGIPEETARGAIELFYQQSGVKEKLDVAVAGRGFQQLLLVFAYLFSHKRSVLLIDEPDAHLEILRQKQVYVLLREIAHDNGSQVVLVTHSEVILDEALDHNLTLLLEGKTEDLAAKTAIRNALKHYGAEHYVKARERGYVLYVEGSTDVDMLRVLAERTGHPVATIWDERVNAYYVQDNFPETSLASELERVEGGFGVTPKTHFFSLRGLLPQLRGVAILDNDGKGRIGSEECGLFITYWQRYEAENYFITPELLAAYATGVYQDMDLFDGHRLAIQKVLDDLTREQIFGGSERDFNVYRQAAPEAARLIWETKTERQKLSTFAEEFFRRLAAQVSLPMLLRKGELHRLVAMAEPARIPDEVKAKLDLLETLFRAVNPPDVLTTE